The Burkholderiales bacterium JOSHI_001 genomic sequence GCCTGGCGCCCTACCGCGCGATGGGCATACCGCTGCACGAACTCTCGCTGAAGAAGGAACCCGACGCAGCGCGCGCCCTGCTGGAGCCCTTGCTGGCCGGCCACACCACCCTGGTGCTGGGCCCCAGCGGCATGGGCAAGAGCACGCTCATCAACCTGATGCTGCCCGACGCCGCGGCCCAGGTGGGTGAAATTTCACTGGCCCTGAACACCGGCCGCCACACCACCACCACCACCACCTGGTACTGGCTGAACCCGGCGCGCAGCGCGGCGCTGATCGATTCGCCCGGCTTCCAGGAATTCGGCATCCGCCAGGTGGCGGCGGCCGACCTGTCCAAGCACATGCCCGACTTCGCGGCCCACATCGGGCAATGCCGCTTCTACAACTGCAGCCACCTGCACGAGCCTGGCTGCGCGGTGCGCGCGGCGCAGGAACGCGGCGAGATCAGTGCGCAGCGCTACCGCATCTACGAACAGCTGATGGAAGAAGCCAGCCGCACGCGCTGGTAGGCCAGCGCGCGCCGGTTCACCCGAGGATGTTGGCCAGCGTCAGCAGCGCCAGCAGCAGCATCCACAGCACCACCGAGCGCCACACCAGGGCCACCACGCTTTGCAGGTGGCCGGTGGCGGGCAAAGCGCCCAGGGTGGAGCCCTCGGCCGCGGCGGCTTCGGCGGCTGCCCCGGCATCGAAGGTCTTGCTGCGGTCGGGGCTGACGCCCGGGGCCGCACCGCCGCCCAGTTGCAGGCCCAGGGCGCCGGCCGC encodes the following:
- a CDS encoding ribosome small subunit-dependent GTPase A (PFAM: Protein of unknown function, DUF258~TIGRFAM: ribosome small subunit-dependent GTPase A); its protein translation is MTAVLQSGLVVGAHGRHCVVEDPQGQRHHCHGRGKKSDLVVGDRVQWRTSGDEGVVERIDERRNLLHRQDEWKTKSFAANLDRLLVLVAVQPMFSESQLARALIAAHFAGIDVQIVLNKVDLEGADAARERLAPYRAMGIPLHELSLKKEPDAARALLEPLLAGHTTLVLGPSGMGKSTLINLMLPDAAAQVGEISLALNTGRHTTTTTTWYWLNPARSAALIDSPGFQEFGIRQVAAADLSKHMPDFAAHIGQCRFYNCSHLHEPGCAVRAAQERGEISAQRYRIYEQLMEEASRTRW